The sequence TCTTTGGGGATACCACCAGACAGGATAAGGATGAAGAGTGAAGCTGTCATAAGGGTCCCAGGGGCTAGTGGTTTGGGCTggcagtggggaggagagggtggggaggggtcTGGGGCCCAAAGGGCCACAGTGGCTTCTGCCCAGCACCTAAACAGCTTTTTTACAATGTCAAACAGGGGAAAGGCGGCTAGAGCAGCACATCCCCACTCAAGCCGTTTCTAATGGTAAATATGTCTGCTCTCTCCGCTTGCTCTCACTGGCTTGCTAGGGGAAGGGCTAACCCGCTGGGGCTCCCACTAACTGCATGCCCACTGGGCCTGACTGGGCCTCAACTTGCCATCAGGGCTATCCTGGCAGCCTGGGCACTGGGCCCACTGGGTGACAAGAAACCTGAGTCCCTAAGATCTGGCCCGGGAGCTTTCATGTTGGTCTCGTCTTTGTTCCTGTCACTCTCCCTCTGCCCTTCCTCTTCTGCTGTCTCCTCCCACACCCACCTTCTAACACCCCAACCCACTCCCAGCTATCTGCTCCCCACCCCCGCTCTACCCACCAGACTCATCTTCCCCATCATGCCCACTGTGCCACCTGAGATAGCGGTGCGATAGGGTTAGATGCCATCCCCTCCTTGGGGCTTCTTTCTTGGGTTCTTACGCACATTAGTTCACAGTCCCAGCATCACTCACCATTCTCTCCCACCATAATGATTAAGAGCATGGCATGTGTGTTCAggcagacctgagtttgaatacTGGCTCTGCTACTTTCTAACTGTATGACCTCAGGCAAGCTACTttcctctctgatcctcagtttacTTTTCTATAAAATAACAGTCCTCCCTTAGGGTTGTAATGCTTGAGATAGTGCATGTAGAGCATCTACCTGGCAAGTGCCTGGCACAGCGTAAGCACAGAGTAACTTGTGGTTTTAATATTGTGACCTAGAGAGCAAAGGGGTGAGACTATCTGGTCCTGCTGCCCCACCCTGCTCTCGAGAATGCCATCCTGCAGAGGTGGGCAGCTATGCCCAGCTTCCTGTCCAGCCTGGGATGGACATTGTGCCAGCTCTGCTATTCCCTGTCCTACATCCTTCAGAAGCTACCTGGCCTTGGCATAAGATATCCGTGCCCCTCCCCCTGCTCCTGGGCTTAGTGGACCTCTTCTTATGCTAAGAGCACTCTTAAGGGGGTGGCTAGGCTTGGAACCTGAACTCAAGGTTCCCTACTAGGTTCCTCCCATGGTCTTGGAGAGCCTCAGGAGAGACTAAAGTGGAAATGGCACAGAGGATATCCCACTCCACGTTGAGCTGCTCCACACATGGGCATTTGAGGGACCAGGGCATGGCCAGGGACCCGTAGAGTTAGGCTTCTTTTAGAGCCCTGGCCTTCCTGTTCTCATTGGTGACAAGAGTTGGGCCTGAGTGTGGGGAGTCAGAGACTCAAGAAGATGACAGTACATCCAGTAATGCTCTTATTCAATTCCCTTGATTCTGAGAACCACTCTTCTATCTTCCCTAGTGGAGGCCTTGGGATTCTCTCTCTCTAATGGGAGAATTCTAGTCACCCCAAGAGGACAGTCCACACCACCTCCACAGTCTCTGTATCAGGGGCCTTCACTGTTTGAACTAATGGCTTTTCCTTGGACACATCTGACTTTCCCAAGCTACCATttaaacctgtttttctcctGCTCTGAATTCAGAAAATAGGGAGAGTGACCCATCCACACTCCTCCTACTCTGACCTTTTAGTGATAGGGAAAACTTACTAGTTAAAAGGGAGCAGCATAAGAGACTTAGCCAAAATAAGGATTTAGGTCTTACCTAGCTCTGAGGTTCTCTCTTTCACTAACCTTTTTAcacccttccttctcctctggattcttctctttcttttgcctctcCCCTCTCCTATATAACATCTCCCCATTagcaaagtaaaacaacaaaacagccaGCTTGTCTCCATCTAGAACTAAAAGGAAGGTTTGGGAGGAGTCAAAGGTAGATTAACCAACCCAGTATGTGCTACCTCCTCTGAGGATGAGCAGTCAGTTGGTCCTGGAAGTGCGATCTTTCTTAAGACAGCTAGGCAGCGGGGAAGGGGAAGATAAATTGATGGGTATTCTTCAGTTGCCTTAGGAATGGCCAGGCTCATTCTTTCCAATCCACCTACAATAAGATTGTCCCACCACaatccccacccacccaccaaagAGATagtggaaagaggaagaaactcCTATCTGTCCCTTCTGGTTCCCTGGCGGCCAGAACCACCCTCACTTAGCTCCCATCCCTCCCtactgcccccccaccccccgcaacCTCCTCCACCCCCTCGGCACAttcctgcctgacagctctggcTTGTACCTGCCTCACTGCTGTCCACCTTGTTTCAATCAAGTAGGGGGCAGGGAAGTGGACTGCTTGGCTGTACTTGTGAGGGGATGGGGGTTGGGAGTGATGGGAGGAAAGGGGCTAGGAGCCTCCCTCGGCTTAATGCTCCTTCTAAAGCACAGAGAGGCAGCTGAGGCCTTCCCTTGGGCCTCTGTGGTCTCCACTACCCTCAGAGTTTGGGACTCCTCCAGGCTTGCAACCTCGTTAccatcccccacctccctcctaaACAGAGACCTGTGCTGTCAACAACGGGGGCTGTGACAGTAAGTGTCACGATGCAGCGACTGGTGTCCACTGCACCTGCCCTGTGGGCTTCATGCTGCAGCCAGACAGGAAGACATGCAAAGGTAAGGACTTTGAGAGGACAGAAGCAGAGTGACCTTTGGTAAGGGCCTGAGGTTGGGACCAGAGATAGGGTGCCTATTATGGAATAACACCTCCCTAGCCTCCTTCTTATGAAGAACCTAGGACATAGCTAAGGGTTGTCTCCTATCTGCCCGTTCCATCTCAGTTCAAGGGACAGAGACGTCCAGCCAGTTCCTTAGTGCCCCCTTCCCCTACCCAACCTTGTTTCCCTACTCTCATTCCTATCCCCCATGAGTCCCTAACTCTCTTAGTTAATGGACATGCAATTCACATTTGCCTCTGGGTCTGGAAGGATATTTGAGCCCTGACTTTGTGTGTGCATGAGGTCACAGGTGTGTTCCATAACCTTCTTACCCCACATTCTTCAGACCTTCCCAGTGGGCTCTGGGGAAACAATCTTTCCCCCTCGAAAGGCTGTACTGGTCAAAGGGAGAGTAGGATACTAGTTAGGAGGACTGAAGCTGGAGCCTGGCTACTTGGGTTCAGATCCCAGCCCTGTctcttactagctctgtgatcctgggcaagtcacttaatgtctctgtgcctcagttttccataGTGCTCACCTCATACTGTGTTGTGATTAAAAAAGTTGTTATATAAAAAGTacttagaatagtgcttggcaaATGGAAACACTTTGTGTTAACTGTTATTACAGTATACTTATACCGTATAACTATACTGTTATTACAGTATAGTTACCCACATTATCCATTCTGTTTCCCTTCCttttaattagccaggtctgAGGGAGAAtggggggaaagggaggaggaaaaaggaagagtaGCCATACTGAAAATGATGATTCATTAGGTCCATATCCCCTAGTCACAAGGAGTGGGGACTAGGAGGACTGGGCTCGTTCTTTGTGTCTTTTGGCCCAACAGCCGCGAGAGGAGGGGGGAGGCTAGGGCAGCAGGTCAGCCAGCCAGAGTTGAGAGGTTTCCTGCTTGGAAGAACTGTTGACAGGTATGCTAAGAGTGAAGTGGAAGGctgcctccctgccccctcccccacccagggGTGAGTAGCCTGGGTCCTGTCTGCCACCAGCTTGGGGAACTTGACCTCAGGAAGGAAGCCATTCACCAGCCCCCCTTTCCCTTACTAGTGCTGAAAGCTGCCTCAGGCCTGAGTCTCTCCAGATCTCTCCCAGTTCAGCCCCTTGCCTggcccccagccctcccccaTCAGCTACCCAGCCTCACTGGCTCTCTTGGAGGTCCTCCCTGCCTGGCCTCTTtcccagctcctcctcttccctaAAGGCTGCCCCTTTTCAGTGAGTCCCTTTTGACTCTCCACCTCTCCCTGCCCCGCACGCCCACAACCCCCCAACCTGAGAGACAGGAAAGAGATAACCCTACCCACCAGCCTTTCTGGGAATGGCCATCAGCTGGAGACTAAGGGCTAGCCTGTTAGGTCAAATGCCCACCTGCCCCCTCCTCTAGGTAATTCCCTGAGGGCCTGATTCTAGTTTTGGTTCCAATTTGTCCCCTTATAAGAACACTCAATCCCAGAAGAGAGGGTGTTACTAATGGCCACAGATCTCCtgaacaggaaagagaaagaggagagagagggagagagggagagagagagagagggagagagggagagagagagggggagagagggagagagagagagagaatcaagaGGCAGGCCCAGGACTCCTTCATTTTTGCATGTCTCTTGTCAGTGAGGGAGGGACCTTTCTCCTTGTTTGTTCTCAGCCTTTGATAGTATCTTTTATCCTGTTTTGTCCTCCTTCTTCAGATATAGATGAGTGCCGCTTAAACAACGGGGGCTGTGACCACATTTGCCGGAACACAGTGGGCAGCTTCGAATGCAGTTGCAAGAAAGGCTATAAGCTTCTCATCAATGAGAGGAACTGCCAGGGTGAGCAGACTCAGGCAAAGGTGAAAGCTGTAGGAGAGGTTCTTATGGGAGAGCTTCAAGGAGGCCAGAGGACTAAAGTCTTAGAAACTCAATAGATATCATGCAGAGTCTCTATAGGCAGTGTCATCCTGCAAATTAGCAAATGGtactccctccttcccctcagcGGACCAGCTCCACATCAAAGCACTCAGCTGGGCAAGGACTGAGGGATGGATTTCACCCCAATTCATATCCTTGGCAGAGTAGGACGTACCTAACCACACATGGTGGGCCCTGACCTAAAGGCACTAGATCTTGCAGTTCCTAATTCCAAGGACTCCAATAGAGAGGGCAGAGAAGATGGACTGGCATTGTTAAATCACTGGTCCTAGAGCAAGGACGTGAATAGGGACTCTTCAGTTCAAGGGGGAGAGCCAAGGCCCCTCACTTGGGTCCTTCACCTGAGCAAGGGTCAAGTGCTCCAAGACAGATTCAGTGGCTTGAATCTTTGCTCTTCCAGATATAGACGAGTGTTCCTTTGATCGAACCTGTGACCACATATGTGTCAACACACCAGGAAGCTTCCAGTGTCTCTGCCATCGTGGCTACCTGTTGTATGGTGTCACCCACTGTGGGGGTAAGCTAGTAAGCTTGCACCCCCAGCCACCCTGGCCCCTCACCTCTTCACCCTCCAAGTGAACAGGTCCCTGTGTTGGCTTGTGGCTATGGGCAATCCCTGGTGCATGCACCATGTCTTCATCCACTGTGACAAAATAGGAGGAATTAAGATAGCTTTTGAAGAACTGGGAGACTGGGGAAACAGCATCCTGCCTCCAAAATTCCTATCTCCCATTCCTATAACTGTCCCTGAAACCCCACTCTCAGCTCCCAAATGACAGTCTCACTGGCTAGGAGGAGTGGAAGGCTTTAAAAAGCTTATCGGCTTGGCCCCTTCTCGATCATTCCTTTGGGGACAGAGATAACGGAAGGAGGTTTAAGCTCTTCTCAAGCCAGTAGTCATCTTACAGTGCCTAGAatacctttttaacttttttaaattgtaagaatatttaacatgagatctaccctcttaagtTTTTAAGTGTACACTACAGTATTGTTATCTATAGGCACATtgttgtacagtagatctctcgaacttactcatcttgcataACGCAGGGTACCTGGAACTCTAACCAAAGGCCCTCACTCACTGCCCACTCTCTGGCTCTTCCTCAAACTCCATCGTTGTTTTTCTGTCTCCCTACTCCTTCCCCCAGATGTGGATGAATGCAGCATCAACCGGGGAGGTTGCCGCTTTGGCTGCATCAACACTGCTGGCAGCTACCAGTGTACCTGCCCAGCAGGCCAGGGCCGGCTGCACTGGAATGGCAAAGATTGCACAGGTGGGCAGTGCCCTCTGCTGACCAAAGATGACACTGCAGTTTCAGGGGGCAGTTGGGGTTCTAGAAAACATACAGTATCATCTTGGGGAAAGGTGTGAGGTGTGAAAGGGTGGAGAATGTAGCCATTTTGAGTTAAAGACATGAAATTTGTAGTAAACAATCCCATCATCAGTCTCCATGGGTACAACAATAGTTATGCAAGTAGCTGATTCCTCCAAATTACCCAGCTGAGGGAGAGGGTGGGAAAGGAATGTACTCATTTGCTCAGGCCTCTCTCCCCTTCCTAGAGCCACTGAAGTGTCAGGGCAGTCCTGGGGCCTCGAAAGCCATGCTCAGCTGCAACCGGTCTGGCAAGAAGGACACCTGTGCCCTGACCTGTCCCTCCATGGCCCGGTTTTTGCCAGGTACATGGGAGGAGGGTGCTGGAGagctttggaggagaaaagaggaaggacTGGCCATTCAGGCAGCTCCTTCGTTCCCTTTGGATTCCTCCAGCCAGTGGGGATTGGGAAGGCAGGTCAGAACTGTGACAGGCTCTTTCTCTCAGAGTCTGAGAATGGCTTCACGGTGAGCTGTGGGacccccagccccagggctgCTCCAGCCCGAGCTGGCCACAATGGGAACAGCACGAACTCCAACCAATGCCATGGTGAGCACCAGCCCAGAAGCCCTGTTCCCACCCTACTCTCTTAACATTAATCCcttatttttgttcttcatcAATCCCCTGGCCTGCCTTTCTCCTGGATCCTCTTTTTTGCCCTGTAATTCTCCACCCCTGctccctcactccctctgccCTAACAGCTGATCCCCTTGGCTTTCATAATCTCACTCCCCCAGCCAAGCCCCTGGCTTATTGCCCAGCTTCTCAACATCCCCCATGGCACCTCTGACCTCCATGGGCATCCCATACTGTGCTGAGTTTCTACCATCCCTCTAGAGGCTGCAGTGCTGTCCATTAAACAACGGGCCTCCTTCAAGATCAAGGATGCCAAATGCCGTTTGCACCTGCGAAACAAAGGCAAAACAGAGGAGGCTGGCAGAATCGCAGGGCCAGGTTTGGACTGGGGACCCCATTCCAATTGGCTATCTGGCCACTAAACCCTCCTTACCCCTCAGCTCCTCTGATTAGTGAGATCTCTTTCAAAAACCCACCAGCATCCTGAACTCTAGGCAGAGCAGAGGAAAAAGCAGCTGTAGGCATAGCAGCCAAGGAAGTCCCACGCTATTCCCCTCCACCAACTAATTAGGACCCTAGACTAAAACAGGATTGAGAGATAGTTACAGTTAAGAGATCTGGGGAGGTCTGTCTGGGCTGGGAATGAGAACTTTCCAGGGGATGTCCCTGGGGTTGACAAGGCATCTCTCCCAGGTGGTGCCCCCTGCTCTGAATGCCAGGTCACCTTCATCCACCTTAAGTGTGACTCCGCTCGGAAGGGCAAGGGCCGACGAGCCCGGACCCCTCCAGGCAAAGAGGTCACAAGGCTCACCCTGGAACTGGAGGCAGAGGTCAGAAGCGAAGAAACCACAGGTGGGACTGGGGGCACTGTTGGGAAGAGGACTGGAAGGGGAGGGCAGAGGTGGGGAAACCACAGGCCTCAGCAGCAAAAAGAAGGGATGGAGCCTGTACTAGGGGCAGACGCTGCCTGGTGCCAAGCCTAAAAGCTAGTCCCTCTTACCATGTCCCTCTTAGCTCCCAGCTTTGCTCCCCTGCCCTCCTGCTCACAGcaactctttctcctcctccccaatACACATGGCCATCCACCACCAGCCAGCTGTGGGCTGCCCTGCCTCCGACAGCGAATGGAACGGCGGCTGAAAGGATCCCTGAAGATGCTCAGAAAGTCCATCAACCAGGACCGCTTCCTGCTGCGCCTGGCAGGCCTTGATTATGAGCTGGCCCACAAGCCGGGCCTGGTAGCCGGGGAGCGAGCAGAGCCGATGGAGTCCTGTAGGCCCGGGCAGCACCGTGCTGGGGCCAAGTGTGGTAAGGGAGCTTACTGGGGAGCAGGGATATAGGAAAGACCCAGTTTGGGCCTGGCTCAGAGCAGGACCCTTTGTGGCCTCAGTTGCATTTCTCAAATTATGAGGCAGCCAGGATGCTCCCTTCCCTGGTCCCAGGCTGAAATCTAGAAGGATGCCAGGTGGGGCCGGCAATCCTCCTGCACACGGCTCTGGCCCTCCTATCCCCCCAAGTAGGATTGTGTTTGTTCCCAGACAGAGATTCTCCCTGAATTGGGGGTTGTGGGGGGGAGTGGGAAGGGGAGTCCCAGGCCTGGGTGGTGGGAATTGCGGGGGTGGGTGGCTAGCGCGGCCGACTCTCCCTCAGTCAGCTGCCCGCAGGGAACGTATTACCACGGCCAGACGGAGCAGTGTGTGCCATGCCCAGCAGGCACCTTCCAGGAGAGAGAAGGGCAGCTCTCCTGCGACCTTTGCCCTGGGAGTGATGCCCACGGGCCTCTTGGAGCCACCAACGTCACCACGTGTGCAGGTGCCAGGGGAACAAACAATACAGAGTGGGGTAGGGTGGGCACTGGGACGCCCATGGGCATGGGATTTCCCAAAAGGCAGGCCCAGGCTCCAGGCCACTCTCTTAGTCAACATCCTGTTTGTATACCTTTGCCCTCTGAGATCGGGTGACCCCATGTGGATGACTCAGGACCATCCCCATCAGAGTTGGACCATTGATTCATTGCAGGTCAGTGCCCACCTGGCCAACACTCTGTAGATGGGTTCAAGCCCTGTCAGCCATGCCCACGTGGCACCTACCAACCTGAAGCAGGACGGACCCTATGCTTCCCTTGTGGTGGGGGCCTCACCACCAAGCATGAAGGGGCCATTTCCTTCCAAGACTGTGACACCAAAGGTGAGTAAGCTACTCACCTCCGTGGGGGATGCCCCAACCCCAACTACTCCCAAAAAACTCTCCAGGTTCCCAGAGTGGACACTGACCCACTATTTTCTCCAAACCAGTAATAGGCCCAGCTACCTGACCAACCATACCATCCTGCTTCCAGGACCCACCCTGCCCCTCCACTAGTTCCAAGCTTGGGAACTGAGAGATAATTAACAGTCCCACTTACCCCTCCACTTTGGAGAACTGGTGGCATATTCTCCTCCATATCCCAAATGAGTTTCTATCTAGGTTTGGCACTGTGCTCAGcgtctgaaagaaaaggattggCACTGTAGCCAACCACTCTGTAAACTCTGTTTTTCCATGGGCTTAAATTCTGGTATGACTGGGAAAGGTTGAGACCCTAGAAAGAACTTTGATGTATCTGATCTCCTGATTCTCCAAGATGAATGTATCCTGTCCATCCCATGCCCCATAACTCCCACCTGCCCACCATCTTGATTCCTGCCTTTCTCCCTTGCATGCAGTCCAGTGCTCCCCAGGGCACTACTATAACACCAGCATCCATCGCTGTATTCGCTGTGCCATGGGCTCCTATCAGCCCGACTTCCGTCAGAACTTCTGCACCCGCTGTCCAGGAAACACAAGCACAGACTTTGATGGCTCTACCAGTGTGGCCCAATGCAAGAGTACGTGGCAAGCCAGGCTATGGAAAAGGGAGGAGAGGCGCCTGGGAGCAGTGGACATCTAAAGGAGGGGTGTGAAACCAAcagggagcagggctgggggGTGGAGGGGCAGGAAAGCCCCACCTTCCACCTCTCCCCAACTCACTCAATCTCAAGGCCAGTTGCTAGGCTAGACCCTGTAGCACCCTCTCCCTGGAGACAGGTAATGAGGAAGCAGAGACAGGTGAAGTGACAAGAGAAGGTACTAAAAGGGCAGGAAGGAAGATGGACCCAGAGCTTGGAAAATAATGATGAACTAGGATGCAGTCTTCTCATAAATGTCTGACCTCTCCTTCAGAACTCTTCAGTTCCCCCAGTGCACTTCCCCACTgacttcccttctctttcttattttatccACTGGGGCTTGGCTGCAGATCGTCAGTGTGGTGGGGAGCTGGGTGAGTTCACTGGCTATATTGAGTCCCCCAACTACCCGGGCAACTACCCAGCCGGTGTGGAGTGCATCTGGAACATCAACCCCCCACCCAAGCGCAAGATCCTTATCGTGGTACCCGAGATCTTCCTGCCATCTGAGGATGAGTGTGGGGACGTCCTCGTCATGAGAAAGAACTGTGGGTGGCTTGCAGAGCTGGGCCAGGGAAGGGCAGTCCAAATCTGGTTAAGgcggagagacagagagactgatACAGGAAGAAGTGGGGCAGTGAAGTCACGGATCTATGAGGGTGAAACAGTGAGAGGCCTTTGGGAATAGAGAAGCTAACAAAGGAAAACAGCAATGATACATGTTTGGTAGAGAACAGAGTTAAGAAAGCTAGCAGTGGAGCTAGAACTCCAATGGTGTTACATGTGTCACTTTACTATCCTAGCATTTTTGTCATTCTATTCAtttaaatgtcaaatttattACACTATGTGAGCGCCCAGGTATCAAGGAGGAATTGTGGAATGAGCCCAGTGGGCAATGGGAGAGGGTGTGGGgtagggtgtgtgtatgtgaaggGGGAGCCTTTGTCAGAATGATTCTCTCTCTTGCCCCATACCCCCACCACCAGCTCTACAGCCCACGTTCTAGGAGGGCTTGGGTAGCCTGCCCTGCTGCTCTACTGACATGCTGCTTGCCTTCCCAGCATCCCCATCCTCCATTACCACTTATGAGACCTGCCAGACCTACGAGCGCCCCATTGCCTTCACTGCCCGTTCCAGGAAGCTCTGGATCAACTTCAAGACAAGCGAGGCCAACAGCGCCCGTGGCTTCCAGATCCCCTATGTTACCTATGATGGTGAGCCAAGGAGGTGGGTGAGAAGGGGAGGTACATCAGTTTTGAGAGGGAACCAGGAGAGCAGGAAGAGCTCCCGCCCCTGAGCCCCTCCCCTTGGTTGACTTTGCAGAAGATTATGAGCAGCTGGTAGAAGACATTGTGCGAGATGGCCGGCTCTATGCCTCTGAAAACCACCAGGAGATTTTAAAGGTGAGTGAATATTAACAATAATGATAGCTAACATTTAATGAGCATGTAACAAAACAATGTGCAGGCAATATGCTAAGTGCTTACATGAATATTCTCATTTGATAGACACAATactctatgaggtaggtgctTTCTCCATTGcctccatttctccatttctcattacagatgagaaaactggggcatAGAGAGTTAAAGAACCTGCCCCATGGtaaagctgggatttgagcccaaACCCATCCGACTGCAGCGTCACCCACACTATATTACACCTTGGGGAAAACttggaagaaaaagggaaagtgaGGAGAAGAAATGTACCTACCTCTTCCAAGAGACATAGGGAAAATGAAGTATAGAAAGATACTTTTGCATAAGTCCCTTCCTTCCCTTATGCCCTCCCCAGGCCCCATTAAGCAGCAGCAGAtcggctgggcactgtggctcacgcctgtaatcccagcactttgggaggccaaggcgggtggatcatatgaggtcaggagtttgagaccagcctggacaacatgatgaaacctcgtctctactaaaaatacaaaattagccgggtacagtggcaggcgcctgtaatcccagctactcagaaggctgaggcagaattgcttgaacccaggaggcagaggttgcagtgagccaagatggcgccatcgCACTCGGgcatgggtgacaagagtgagactctgtctcaaaaaaacaaaaacaaaaaaagcagcagatcTAGCACAGCTTTCTCAGAATCAATTTATGTACAGACTtgacaaggaaaataaatacttccAACATTGAAGAATGAACTAGATGCCCTGGGTCAGTGAATCCCAATTTGAGAAAATCTTCCTTAAGAAAATATAGtctggccaggcccggtggctcatgcctgtaatcccagcactttgggagtccgaggtgggtggatcacgaggtcaggagattgagaccatcctggctaacacggtgaaaccccatctctactaaaaatacagaaaattagccgggtgccgtggcgatgcctgtagtcccagttacacgggaggctgaggcaggagaattgcttgaacctggaaggtggagcttgcagtgagccgagatcgccccactgcactgcagcctgggtgacagagcaagactctgtctcaaagaaactatagtctggctgggcgcggtggatcacgcctgtaatcccaggcgggtagatcgcctgaggtcaggagttccagaccagcctggccaacgtagtgaaaccccatctctactaaaaatacaaaaaattagctgggcgtggtggcgggcacctgtaatcccagctactcgggaccctgaggcagaagaatcgcttagaccagggaggcagaggttgcagtgagctgatatcatgccattgcactccagcctgggcagcaagagttagactcagtctaaaaaaaaaaaaagaaaaaagaaaagaaaagaaactatagtCACAGTCATAGAATTATCCTTCATAAATTATCATTGCAAAAAAGTAGTAgcaaaattttttatattatcatCAAAATAAAAGCCTTGACAACAAAAATCGCCTAGAACTTGCAGACTTCAAAGAATATACTTTAAACAAtacttttcaaacatttttaaagcatctgaACCCTTATTTCATTCAAATCAAATGTACTGTGGAATTGCAACACATAAAGCAGTACAGCTGTTCTGATTAAAGTGGGGTAAGAGGCTGAAACCCCTACTTCTTATTTGAAAAATCCACTGATGCCGTGGAAGGAGCACCAGCCTAGGAGCCAGAAGATCTGAGTTTTaatgcacagtgcctggcacctagtaggcTCTCCACATACCATGCTGCTGTTGCAGACAGGGTGGTCAGGAAAGGTTTCTAAGGAGAAGAGACCCAAATGAGGTAAAAGGGCTCCCCATTAGATGAGGGAGGAGCATTCCAAGCTAAGGAGCATGGGAGCAATTTAGTGTGTTCAGAAATCTCAAGAAGGTTAGTGTGGCTCAACAGAGGGAGCAAGAGTGGAGGTGGAAAGCAAGACACAGATCACATTCAGCCTATGGACCATGCAAGGGACTCAGCTTTACTCTGAGTGATAAAAGAAACCGAGAAGACTTTCAAACAGGAAAAAGATGAactaattaaaaacacaaaaagtcacTTTGGCTGCTGTGGGGAGAAGAGTCTGTGGAGGGACAAAGACAGAAACatggagaccagttaggaggctactACAGTACTCCAAGtcagagatgatggtggcttgggaAGATGATAAGAAGTGGTCAGACCCAgacatattttgaaggtagagtgACTAGGATTTGCTATACTTGTAAGCAAGAAAGAGGATTCAAGGATGGCTCCAAGGATTGGGGCCTAAGCAACAGAAGGATGGAGCTGCCACTGACTCAGTTGTGGAATTCCAGAATAGGGGCAGATGTTGGGAATGGGAATCCAGAGTTGCCCTCTGGATATATTCAGTGTAGGATGCCTAGTAGACATCAAGAAGGGCTGGTGAGTCATGGTGTTCCTCTTTCCCACCCCCAACGCTGAGGCTGACATTGATCCCTGCCATCCTTTGCAGGACAAGAAGCTCATCAAGGCCTTCTTTGAGGTGCTAGCCCACCCCCAGAACTACTTCAAGTACACAGAGAAACACAAGGAGATGCTGCCAAAATCCTTCATCAAGCTGCTCCGCTCCAAAGTTTCCAGCTTCCTGAGGCCCTACAAATAGTAATCCTAGGCTCAGAGACCCAATTTTT comes from Theropithecus gelada isolate Dixy chromosome 4, Tgel_1.0, whole genome shotgun sequence and encodes:
- the SCUBE3 gene encoding signal peptide, CUB and EGF-like domain-containing protein 3 isoform X1, whose amino-acid sequence is MGSGRVPGLCLLVLLVHARAAQYSKAAQDVDECVEGTDNCHIDAICQNTPRSYKCICKSGYTGDGKHCKDVDECEREDNAGCVHDCVNIPGNYRCTCYDGFHLAHDGHNCLDVDECAEGNGGCQQSCVNMMGSYECHCREGFFLSDNQHTCIQRPEEGMNCMNKNHGCAHICRETPKGGIACECRPGFELTKNQRDCKLTCNYGNGGCQHTCDDTEQGPRCGCHVKFVLHTDGKTCIGERRLEQHIPTQAVSNETCAVNNGGCDSKCHDAATGVHCTCPVGFMLQPDRKTCKDIDECRLNNGGCDHICRNTVGSFECSCKKGYKLLINERNCQDIDECSFDRTCDHICVNTPGSFQCLCHRGYLLYGVTHCGDVDECSINRGGCRFGCINTAGSYQCTCPAGQGRLHWNGKDCTEPLKCQGSPGASKAMLSCNRSGKKDTCALTCPSMARFLPESENGFTVSCGTPSPRAAPARAGHNGNSTNSNQCHEAAVLSIKQRASFKIKDAKCRLHLRNKGKTEEAGRIAGPGGAPCSECQVTFIHLKCDSARKGKGRRARTPPGKEVTRLTLELEAEVRSEETTASCGLPCLRQRMERRLKGSLKMLRKSINQDRFLLRLAGLDYELAHKPGLVAGERAEPMESCRPGQHRAGAKCVSCPQGTYYHGQTEQCVPCPAGTFQEREGQLSCDLCPGSDAHGPLGATNVTTCAGQCPPGQHSVDGFKPCQPCPRGTYQPEAGRTLCFPCGGGLTTKHEGAISFQDCDTKVQCSPGHYYNTSIHRCIRCAMGSYQPDFRQNFCTRCPGNTSTDFDGSTSVAQCKNRQCGGELGEFTGYIESPNYPGNYPAGVECIWNINPPPKRKILIVVPEIFLPSEDECGDVLVMRKNSSPSSITTYETCQTYERPIAFTARSRKLWINFKTSEANSARGFQIPYVTYDEDYEQLVEDIVRDGRLYASENHQEILKDKKLIKAFFEVLAHPQNYFKYTEKHKEMLPKSFIKLLRSKVSSFLRPYK
- the SCUBE3 gene encoding signal peptide, CUB and EGF-like domain-containing protein 3 isoform X2 — protein: MGSGRVPGLCLLVLLVHARAAQYSKAAQDVDECVEGTDNCHIDAICQNTPRSYKCICKSGYTGDGKHCKDVDECEREDNAGCVHDCVNIPGNYRCTCYDGFHLAHDGHNCLDVDECAEGNGGCQQSCVNMMGSYECHCREGFFLSDNQHTCIQRPEEGMNCMNKNHGCAHICRETPKGGIACECRPGFELTKNQRDCKLTCNYGNGGCQHTCDDTEQGPRCGCHVKFVLHTDGKTCIETCAVNNGGCDSKCHDAATGVHCTCPVGFMLQPDRKTCKDIDECRLNNGGCDHICRNTVGSFECSCKKGYKLLINERNCQDIDECSFDRTCDHICVNTPGSFQCLCHRGYLLYGVTHCGDVDECSINRGGCRFGCINTAGSYQCTCPAGQGRLHWNGKDCTEPLKCQGSPGASKAMLSCNRSGKKDTCALTCPSMARFLPESENGFTVSCGTPSPRAAPARAGHNGNSTNSNQCHEAAVLSIKQRASFKIKDAKCRLHLRNKGKTEEAGRIAGPGGAPCSECQVTFIHLKCDSARKGKGRRARTPPGKEVTRLTLELEAEVRSEETTASCGLPCLRQRMERRLKGSLKMLRKSINQDRFLLRLAGLDYELAHKPGLVAGERAEPMESCRPGQHRAGAKCVSCPQGTYYHGQTEQCVPCPAGTFQEREGQLSCDLCPGSDAHGPLGATNVTTCAGQCPPGQHSVDGFKPCQPCPRGTYQPEAGRTLCFPCGGGLTTKHEGAISFQDCDTKVQCSPGHYYNTSIHRCIRCAMGSYQPDFRQNFCTRCPGNTSTDFDGSTSVAQCKNRQCGGELGEFTGYIESPNYPGNYPAGVECIWNINPPPKRKILIVVPEIFLPSEDECGDVLVMRKNSSPSSITTYETCQTYERPIAFTARSRKLWINFKTSEANSARGFQIPYVTYDEDYEQLVEDIVRDGRLYASENHQEILKDKKLIKAFFEVLAHPQNYFKYTEKHKEMLPKSFIKLLRSKVSSFLRPYK